A portion of the Algisphaera agarilytica genome contains these proteins:
- a CDS encoding GTPase — protein MTLHYSITTANQPGAVAIVQVSGEAGELVGLLETLSAGDNDKSRDATRRGEEQDTRRVASRLLDRWEVGRLRLCHFADIDEGLAGRISETTAQLMPHGGLRVVQKLEAWLKAHAVQPATDIDTQTLYPEAASPIEADMLHAIATAASPAAIDLIAQQPARWRTWLSSDPKSEIPNPKSLQHLLTPPTVVVVGRPNVGKSTLLNRLVGRSASVVADLPGTTRDWVGGLVELVPEGGDPTRGAVAVRWLDTPGLRDSDDTVEQRAIQQARSVVASADVLVLMRDPENDWPEVAELPREPDVWVVNKADAVGEAWDGRADAILVSAQNGEGITALTHAVLETLGVMEIERDPPWAFSPWLVEWNKRGGDAGELMAYLGQ, from the coding sequence ATGACGCTGCACTACTCCATCACCACCGCCAACCAACCCGGCGCGGTCGCGATCGTGCAGGTCAGCGGCGAAGCGGGCGAGCTGGTCGGACTGCTCGAAACCCTGTCGGCGGGTGACAACGACAAAAGCCGTGACGCCACGCGTCGCGGAGAAGAGCAAGACACACGACGCGTGGCGTCGCGGCTACTCGATCGGTGGGAGGTTGGCCGTTTACGGCTGTGTCACTTCGCAGACATCGACGAGGGCTTGGCGGGACGCATCTCGGAGACCACGGCCCAACTCATGCCCCACGGCGGCTTGCGTGTGGTGCAAAAACTCGAAGCCTGGCTCAAGGCCCACGCCGTCCAGCCCGCCACGGACATCGATACGCAAACGCTCTACCCCGAAGCGGCATCGCCGATCGAAGCGGACATGCTCCACGCCATCGCCACCGCTGCCAGCCCCGCCGCGATCGACCTGATCGCCCAGCAACCCGCGCGTTGGCGCACCTGGCTGTCTTCCGATCCGAAATCCGAAATCCCCAATCCGAAGTCCCTCCAACACCTCCTCACCCCGCCCACCGTCGTCGTCGTCGGTCGGCCCAACGTCGGCAAGTCGACGTTGCTCAACCGTCTCGTGGGCCGTTCCGCCAGCGTTGTTGCCGACCTTCCGGGCACGACGCGTGACTGGGTCGGCGGCCTGGTCGAGCTGGTGCCCGAAGGCGGCGACCCGACGCGCGGCGCCGTGGCGGTGCGTTGGTTGGACACGCCGGGGCTGCGTGACAGCGACGACACGGTCGAGCAGCGCGCGATTCAACAGGCCCGCAGTGTCGTGGCGTCGGCGGATGTGTTGGTGTTGATGCGTGACCCGGAGAACGATTGGCCCGAGGTGGCCGAATTGCCGAGAGAGCCGGATGTGTGGGTGGTGAACAAGGCCGATGCGGTGGGCGAGGCGTGGGACGGCCGGGCGGATGCGATACTCGTCAGCGCACAGAACGGCGAAGGTATCACGGCGCTCACCCACGCGGTGTTGGAAACGCTTGGCGTGATGGAGATCGAGCGCGACCCGCCATGGGCCTTTTCGCCTTGGTTGGTCGAGTGGAATAAGCGCGGGGGTGATGCCGGAGAATTGATGGCGTACCTGGGGCAGTGA
- a CDS encoding type III pantothenate kinase — MSEVNLLAVSVGNTRTRIGGFVDGKLAETATFVNDRNGKITDAIDRAYAPLRGKDDAVVLLSSVNPTIAEPIQKTLAAHLGREVHLAERDFNIPIGRQLDPEAMVGEDRLLNAAAAYDVLKQTCVVVDAGTAITVDFVDGAGTFHGGAIAPGAQLMLDSLNQRTAQLPDVEFDRPENVIGHNTIEAMKVGVFHGLRGMVRELVEQFAEHAGQFPLVVATGGDAPLLFQDYDLIDRIAPDLTLMGLAATLRIAREQADEAQ, encoded by the coding sequence ATGTCTGAAGTCAACCTCCTCGCTGTCAGCGTCGGCAACACCCGCACCCGCATCGGCGGATTCGTCGACGGCAAGCTCGCCGAGACCGCCACGTTCGTGAACGACCGCAACGGCAAGATCACCGACGCGATCGATCGTGCCTACGCCCCGCTGCGTGGCAAGGACGACGCGGTCGTGCTGCTGTCGTCGGTGAACCCCACGATCGCCGAGCCGATCCAGAAGACGCTGGCCGCCCACCTCGGGCGCGAGGTCCACCTGGCCGAGCGCGACTTCAACATCCCCATCGGCCGACAGCTCGACCCCGAGGCCATGGTCGGCGAAGACCGTCTGCTCAACGCCGCCGCGGCTTACGACGTGCTGAAACAAACCTGCGTCGTTGTCGATGCCGGCACCGCGATCACGGTCGACTTCGTCGACGGCGCGGGCACGTTCCACGGCGGCGCGATCGCCCCCGGCGCCCAGCTCATGCTCGACAGCCTGAATCAGCGCACCGCGCAGCTGCCCGACGTCGAATTCGACCGCCCGGAAAACGTCATCGGGCACAACACGATCGAGGCGATGAAGGTCGGCGTGTTCCACGGCCTGCGCGGCATGGTCCGCGAGCTCGTCGAGCAGTTCGCCGAGCACGCCGGGCAATTCCCCCTCGTCGTCGCCACCGGCGGCGATGCGCCGCTGCTCTTCCAGGACTACGACCTGATCGACCGCATCGCCCCCGACCTCACGCTCATGGGCCTGGCAGCGACGCTACGCATCGCGCGGGAGCAAGCGGATGAGGCGCAGTGA
- the obgE gene encoding GTPase ObgE: MIIDTANIYVKSGKGGDGCASFLRMKYIPKGGPNGGDGGDGGSVILVADPEVETLLDFAGRHHWRAEAGEMGRGKQQHGKKGEDLTIRLPPGTLVYNEENGELIVDLDYEGKTFTVAKGGKGGRGNEYFKTATNQSPTEAEPGEPAEEFDLRLELKLIADIGLLGKPNAGKSTLLSVVSAAEPKVADYPFTTLVPQLGIAELSSGFGKNNSGGTPEGYNRRLVIADIPGLIEKASEGAGLGTRFLRHVERTKLLIHVLEPEPEDGSDPIENYHVIRKELASHSPALADKQEIIALSKMDLMGGPEDHEVARQMIADELGKPVFTFSSATRVGLTELLEEAWALLHAAPETAPGWKSQPPASE, encoded by the coding sequence ATGATCATCGACACCGCCAACATCTACGTGAAGTCCGGCAAGGGCGGGGACGGGTGCGCCTCGTTCCTCCGCATGAAGTACATCCCCAAGGGCGGGCCCAACGGCGGCGACGGCGGCGACGGCGGGTCGGTCATTCTCGTGGCGGACCCGGAGGTGGAGACGCTGCTGGACTTCGCGGGTCGGCACCACTGGCGGGCCGAGGCCGGCGAGATGGGGCGGGGCAAGCAGCAGCACGGCAAGAAGGGCGAGGACCTCACCATCCGCCTGCCCCCCGGGACGCTGGTGTACAACGAAGAAAACGGCGAGCTGATCGTCGACCTCGATTACGAGGGCAAGACCTTCACCGTTGCCAAAGGCGGCAAGGGCGGGCGGGGCAACGAGTATTTCAAAACCGCGACGAACCAGTCCCCCACCGAGGCCGAGCCGGGCGAGCCGGCCGAGGAGTTTGATCTTCGCCTCGAACTCAAGCTGATCGCCGACATCGGCCTGCTGGGCAAACCCAACGCGGGCAAGAGCACGTTGCTGAGTGTGGTGAGCGCTGCCGAGCCGAAGGTTGCGGATTACCCGTTCACGACGCTGGTGCCCCAACTCGGGATCGCCGAGCTGAGCAGCGGTTTCGGCAAGAACAACTCGGGGGGTACGCCCGAGGGGTACAACCGCCGGCTGGTCATCGCCGACATCCCCGGGTTGATCGAAAAAGCGAGCGAGGGCGCGGGGCTGGGTACGCGGTTCCTGCGTCACGTCGAGCGGACGAAGCTGCTCATCCACGTGCTCGAGCCCGAGCCGGAGGACGGCAGCGACCCGATCGAGAACTACCACGTGATCCGCAAAGAGCTCGCGTCGCACTCCCCGGCCCTGGCCGACAAGCAGGAGATCATCGCGCTAAGTAAGATGGACCTCATGGGCGGGCCCGAAGACCACGAGGTCGCGCGGCAGATGATCGCCGACGAACTCGGCAAGCCGGTGTTCACGTTCAGCTCGGCGACCCGTGTGGGCCTGACCGAGTTGCTCGAAGAAGCGTGGGCCCTGCTCCACGCCGCCCCCGAGACCGCCCCCGGTTGGAAAAGCCAACCACCCGCCAGCGAATAA
- a CDS encoding transposase, translating into MAEFRVNLLATMITTTTYGVWLPGDVRGYVEDGKVLPGDPRKVEAARALMTAEAVVLTTTEQDAVFDGLCRGVVEFNYELLAVSVESWHVHVLVSHETDAVKTVVGRLKNRMRQAVDEVSPGRGRVWAKGYDKRYCFTDAQVRTRMAYIERHAGCRAVPRP; encoded by the coding sequence ATGGCGGAATTCCGGGTGAACCTGTTGGCGACGATGATCACGACGACGACCTACGGGGTTTGGCTGCCCGGGGATGTGCGGGGGTACGTGGAAGACGGAAAAGTGTTGCCGGGCGATCCGCGGAAGGTGGAAGCGGCGCGGGCGTTGATGACTGCGGAGGCGGTGGTGTTGACGACGACGGAACAAGACGCGGTGTTTGATGGGCTTTGTCGCGGGGTCGTGGAATTCAACTATGAACTGCTCGCTGTTTCGGTCGAGTCGTGGCACGTCCACGTGTTGGTGTCGCATGAAACGGATGCGGTGAAGACGGTGGTGGGACGACTGAAGAACCGGATGCGTCAAGCGGTGGACGAGGTGTCACCGGGCCGGGGGAGGGTATGGGCGAAGGGGTATGACAAGCGGTACTGCTTCACCGACGCGCAGGTGCGGACGCGGATGGCGTACATCGAACGACACGCGGGTTGTCGTGCAGTTCCCCGCCCTTAG
- a CDS encoding helix-turn-helix domain-containing protein, whose amino-acid sequence MLPPGELGSSRLFLNTGGPRGGPNLGHQHAEWEFNLIERGWVEYLIHGQRYRLPTDSLTWLLPQQPHVLIDQSRDMRMWVAVFSEPLVRQMSQDAGLSHWQRLLDRDEPVELRGRILAEPEAEMLGGLCRRVAGLEGTTHQRGRAGIAWLLSEAWQMFEHAADIPAGTHLHPAVEKAARLLHERAHRRDADNLDAIAEECHVSRAHLSRLFARQIGMTLTDFRTRQRVRLFRELVGRGGRLTLEQAATAAGFGSYAQCYRSVHRELGCRPNQLAPH is encoded by the coding sequence GTGCTCCCTCCCGGTGAGCTGGGTTCCTCGCGGTTGTTTCTGAACACCGGCGGGCCACGCGGCGGGCCCAACCTCGGCCACCAGCACGCCGAGTGGGAGTTCAACCTCATCGAACGCGGCTGGGTCGAGTACCTCATCCATGGCCAGCGCTACCGCCTGCCCACCGACTCACTCACGTGGCTGCTCCCCCAGCAGCCGCACGTGCTCATCGACCAGTCCCGCGACATGCGGATGTGGGTCGCGGTGTTCAGCGAACCGCTCGTCCGGCAGATGAGCCAGGACGCCGGGCTATCCCACTGGCAACGGCTGCTCGATCGTGATGAACCCGTCGAGCTGCGGGGCCGAATCCTCGCCGAGCCCGAAGCCGAGATGCTCGGCGGGTTGTGTCGTCGGGTTGCCGGTCTGGAAGGCACCACCCACCAACGCGGAAGGGCGGGCATCGCCTGGCTGCTGAGCGAAGCGTGGCAGATGTTTGAACACGCCGCCGACATCCCCGCCGGGACGCACCTCCACCCGGCCGTGGAAAAAGCCGCGCGGCTACTACACGAACGCGCACACCGACGTGACGCCGACAACCTCGATGCGATTGCTGAGGAGTGCCACGTCAGCCGCGCCCACCTGTCGCGATTATTTGCCCGGCAGATCGGCATGACCCTCACCGACTTCCGCACCCGCCAACGCGTCCGCCTCTTCCGCGAACTCGTCGGCCGCGGCGGCCGCCTGACCCTTGAACAAGCCGCCACCGCCGCCGGCTTCGGCAGCTACGCCCAGTGCTACCGCAGCGTCCACCGCGAACTCGGCTGCCGCCCCAACCAACTCGCCCCCCATTAG
- a CDS encoding Gfo/Idh/MocA family protein: MNTPTTQTLLSRRSFVKAAGAGALAFPTLIPSRVLGDTAPSKQITLGFIGVGGQGVNVNLNGFLPEKDCRVVMVCDAHMGKARQAQQIVNERYGNTDCQAVQDFREVLADPAIDAVVISTPDHWHVTMSLMAMRAGKHVFCEKPTHSIHEGRILTDAFTKSDRVFQAGIEDRSAVHFHKMVEWVKNGAIGELQRVEVSMPGGMYYKMQDPKPVPEDLDWNLWQGPAAYREFFPARINPGGWRQHSLYAKGAIIDMGTHLVDTAQLGVNDPDVCPVEVTGTGEIPEGMLTDVPVSYDLNYRYGNGVEMHVFNGSTKGWDPQACVLEFHGSKGWIKRVGWGGKIEASERDILRKKYTPEQNKHWTRPPREQRDFLDGIQTGKRTTYPPIDLHHMSTTLHMGVISIELGRTLNWDPQSEAFLGDDEANAKRSLPPARDWESAS, from the coding sequence ATGAACACACCGACCACTCAAACCCTCCTGAGCCGACGGTCTTTCGTAAAAGCGGCCGGTGCCGGGGCGCTGGCGTTCCCGACGCTGATTCCTTCGCGGGTGCTGGGCGACACCGCCCCGTCGAAGCAGATCACGCTGGGCTTCATCGGCGTCGGCGGGCAGGGCGTCAACGTCAACCTCAACGGCTTCCTCCCCGAGAAGGACTGCCGGGTGGTCATGGTCTGTGATGCCCACATGGGCAAGGCCCGCCAAGCACAACAGATCGTCAACGAGCGCTACGGCAACACCGACTGCCAGGCGGTGCAGGACTTCCGCGAGGTGCTGGCCGACCCGGCGATCGACGCGGTGGTGATCTCCACGCCCGACCACTGGCACGTCACCATGTCGCTGATGGCGATGCGGGCGGGCAAGCACGTGTTCTGCGAAAAGCCCACCCATAGCATCCACGAGGGGCGCATCCTCACCGACGCGTTCACCAAGAGCGACCGCGTCTTCCAGGCGGGCATCGAAGACCGCTCGGCGGTCCACTTCCACAAGATGGTCGAGTGGGTAAAGAACGGCGCGATCGGCGAACTCCAACGCGTCGAAGTCAGCATGCCCGGCGGGATGTACTACAAGATGCAGGACCCCAAGCCCGTGCCCGAAGACCTTGACTGGAACCTGTGGCAGGGCCCGGCGGCGTACCGCGAATTCTTCCCCGCCCGCATCAACCCCGGGGGATGGCGTCAGCACTCGCTCTACGCCAAGGGCGCGATCATCGATATGGGCACGCACCTGGTCGACACCGCCCAGCTCGGTGTGAACGATCCGGATGTCTGTCCGGTCGAGGTGACGGGCACCGGCGAGATCCCCGAGGGCATGCTGACCGACGTGCCGGTGAGCTACGACCTGAACTACCGCTACGGCAACGGCGTGGAGATGCACGTGTTCAACGGCTCGACCAAGGGCTGGGACCCGCAAGCCTGCGTGCTCGAATTCCACGGCAGCAAAGGCTGGATCAAACGCGTCGGCTGGGGCGGAAAGATCGAAGCCAGCGAGCGCGACATCCTGCGCAAGAAATACACGCCCGAGCAAAACAAGCACTGGACACGCCCGCCACGCGAGCAACGCGACTTCCTGGACGGCATCCAAACGGGCAAGCGCACGACCTACCCGCCGATCGACCTGCACCACATGTCGACGACGCTGCACATGGGCGTCATCTCGATCGAGCTCGGCCGCACGTTAAACTGGGACCCGCAAAGCGAGGCCTTTCTCGGCGACGACGAAGCCAACGCCAAACGCTCCCTCCCGCCGGCCCGCGACTGGGAATCTGCATCATGA
- a CDS encoding 3-keto-disaccharide hydrolase has protein sequence MKPWIIALGLLFCTASAAAEEGFYQYKHPGHPDNPLVPGMQWKVHDNDRPHAPRVIPGSYDEQAIMAPPSDAEILFDGTHLDAFNENKWFLKDGYVIAHWGGLQSKKAYGDMQMHLEWRTPNPPLTEKVGAMGNSGIYIMGLYELQIYDSYSSRIYADGAAGAMYGQWPPLVNASRPPGEWQTFDIYFTAPVFDGDQVIEPAKITVLHNGIFIHVDTVLTGPTSHRKPKAYEPHADRLPFYLQGGKNPVEFRNIWVRDLESP, from the coding sequence ATGAAACCATGGATCATCGCCCTCGGACTCCTCTTCTGCACCGCGTCGGCGGCCGCGGAAGAAGGCTTCTACCAATACAAACACCCCGGCCACCCGGACAACCCGCTGGTGCCCGGGATGCAGTGGAAGGTCCACGACAACGACCGGCCGCACGCGCCGCGTGTGATCCCCGGCAGCTACGACGAGCAGGCGATCATGGCCCCGCCATCCGACGCGGAAATCCTGTTCGACGGCACCCACCTCGACGCGTTCAACGAGAACAAGTGGTTCCTGAAAGACGGCTACGTCATCGCGCACTGGGGCGGCCTGCAGAGCAAGAAAGCCTACGGCGACATGCAGATGCACCTCGAGTGGCGCACGCCCAACCCGCCGCTGACCGAAAAAGTCGGCGCGATGGGCAACAGCGGCATCTACATCATGGGGCTGTACGAGCTGCAGATCTACGATTCGTACAGCTCGAGGATCTACGCCGACGGCGCCGCGGGCGCGATGTACGGCCAGTGGCCCCCGCTGGTCAACGCCTCCCGCCCGCCGGGCGAGTGGCAGACGTTCGATATCTATTTCACCGCCCCGGTCTTCGACGGCGACCAGGTCATCGAACCCGCGAAGATCACCGTGCTGCACAACGGCATCTTCATCCACGTCGACACCGTACTGACCGGCCCGACCAGCCACCGCAAGCCCAAGGCCTACGAACCCCACGCCGACCGCCTGCCGTTTTATTTGCAGGGCGGCAAAAACCCCGTCGAGTTCCGCAACATCTGGGTGCGTGACCTCGAGAGCCCTTAA
- a CDS encoding NUDIX hydrolase produces MPTTYDYPRPALTTDCVVFGLDQEELMVLLIQRASDPYAQRWAFPGGFVEVGETIDHAARRELEEETGLRDVFLEQLYTFGNPDRDPREHVISVAYYALVNLHDHRVQAATDACDAAWFAVDDVPPLAFDHATILDTALERLRGKVRYQPIGFELLPDKFPLRKLQHLYETVLGRSLDKRNFRKKILSMGVLKELTEVERDVSHRAARLYRFDKKNYQKRLKQGFNFEI; encoded by the coding sequence ATGCCCACCACCTACGACTACCCCCGCCCCGCCCTGACCACCGACTGCGTGGTGTTCGGCCTGGACCAGGAAGAGCTGATGGTGCTGCTGATTCAACGGGCCAGCGACCCGTACGCCCAGCGATGGGCGTTCCCGGGCGGGTTTGTGGAGGTCGGCGAAACGATCGACCACGCCGCCCGACGCGAGCTCGAGGAAGAGACCGGGTTGCGCGACGTGTTCCTCGAACAGCTCTACACCTTCGGCAATCCCGATCGCGACCCGCGTGAGCACGTGATCAGCGTGGCCTACTACGCCCTGGTCAACCTGCACGACCACCGCGTCCAGGCGGCAACCGATGCGTGTGACGCGGCGTGGTTTGCGGTGGACGACGTGCCCCCGCTGGCGTTCGACCACGCCACGATTCTGGATACCGCGCTCGAACGCCTGCGTGGCAAGGTCCGCTACCAGCCGATCGGCTTCGAGCTGCTGCCCGACAAGTTCCCGCTGCGGAAACTTCAGCACCTGTACGAAACCGTGCTCGGGCGGTCGCTGGATAAACGCAACTTCAGGAAGAAGATCCTCTCGATGGGGGTCCTCAAAGAACTCACCGAAGTCGAGCGTGATGTCTCGCACCGCGCCGCAAGGCTCTACCGCTTCGACAAGAAGAACTACCAGAAACGATTGAAACAAGGCTTCAACTTCGAGATATGA